ATTCTCCATGGACGAGTACAACGGTTCTGGGAGATAGATATTCAACCAGACGAATGAGATCGCGCCGGTGGCTATGGCCGCTGAGACGAAACCGGTGCACGTCGCAGTTGAGCGGCTGAGCTCCTCTGGAGGCCTCGAGTACGACATCTACCGGCTCATTTCCTTTCCTGGCAGCCGCCACCAGCAGCCGCGATGCCGGCGACTCCTCGGTCGCAAAACCGACCAGCATCACGGCGTTCCGAGC
This DNA window, taken from Rhodothermales bacterium, encodes the following:
- a CDS encoding MBL fold metallo-hydrolase; translated protein: ARNAVMLVGFATEESPASRLLVAAARKGNEPVDVVLEASRGAQPLNCDVHRFRLSGHSHRRDLIRLVEYLSPRTVVLVHGESAAREWMADNINFFYPEVDIILSETGKQIEL